A region of the Nitrososphaerota archaeon genome:
TGGGGTAATTTCTCCTCCCTTTCCACATCCCTTATCCTGATGTGGAATCTATTGCCTACGAGGTGTCTTCTGCTGAGAGGGTATGGTAGGTATCCTAGCTTCTTCAGCGTAAGCCTATCCGGTAGCCTGATCCGATCACGCTCAGATTCAGCTGCTATAGTTATGTACTGTGTGGTGATGGCGTTCGCATCTTTTATACCTAAGTAGTTGACCCTCGCACCGAAGCTTTTTTCAACGATCCTCACAGCGTGAAGGGTATCTAGTCCACGCTTAGTTAGGCTATAGAGTACGTAGGACCCCTGTTTCTTAGGCTGCTCAGAAACATGCTTGAATACAATATCATCTAAGACCTCTTCCACCAAAAAATCTTCTAAGACAGCACGCAGCCTCCCACCTATCCCTTCATATGGGGTTGCGTAAACCGTCATCCCTATGCTTTTGTCAAGTGGTGGAGGCTTCAAGACCATTAAAGCAGCTTCAATTTACCTGTTATCGAGTCTACTTTACTTGCTGGAGCAGGACCTATAGCTAGGCACGTAATGGTGCCTGGAGGCACCTGTGTGAGCCCTCTATCCTCTACAGTCGCTACCGGTAGATCGTTTTCCCTAGCTTCTTCCTCAACCTTCTTCAACTCCTCTAAAGATGGGACTTTGACAGCTATCTTCGCCATACCACTTTCCATCCAAGCCCGGTACCACTGCGGTTTATGCATCCTAGCTTCTTCAGCTGCTAGGATGGCTGCGTGCGCAGCTTGGACAGCGACCTTACCCCTACCCATCTTCAGATCTGTTCTGACTGCTATCACTTGCTTATACTCCCAATGGCTTGACATAGGAAGGATATATATGTGATCTATCGGATAAGCCTTTGGTTAAACGATGCATACAGTAGATTATGATGTGGTCATAGCCGGAGGAGGGTTGGCTGGTCTACTAGCAGCAAGGGAGGTTGCTTCTAAAGGGTTGAATGTCGCTGTCTTCGAAGAGGATCTAGAAATAGGTGTACCTGATAAGTGTGATGGGCTTGTGAGCATGAGA
Encoded here:
- a CDS encoding FAD-binding protein, translating into MHTVDYDVVIAGGGLAGLLAAREVASKGLNVAVFEEDLEIGVPDKCDGLVSMR
- a CDS encoding peptidyl-tRNA hydrolase, encoding MSSHWEYKQVIAVRTDLKMGRGKVAVQAAHAAILAAEEARMHKPQWYRAWMESGMAKIAVKVPSLEELKKVEEEARENDLPVATVEDRGLTQVPPGTITCLAIGPAPASKVDSITGKLKLL